The window cacagagatccattatgaaaacctgctcaggacctcagactggggcgaaggttcacaggACAACgaccaacaggacaacgaccataagcacacagccaagacaacgcagaagtggcttcgggacaagtctctgaatatccttgattggcccaaccagagcctggacttgaacccaacctaacttctctggagagacctgaaaatagctgtgcagcgacactccccatccaacctgacagaacttgagctgatttgcagagaagaatgggagaaattcccaaaatacaggtgtgccaagcttgtaacatcatacccaagtagacttgaggctgtaatcgctgccaaaggtgcttcaaaaaagtactgagtaaagggtctgaaaatctgggtccccagatcctcaaaaagttctacagctgcctCATCGAGAGCATcgtgaccggttgcatcactgcctggtatggcaactgctcggcatccgaccgtaaggagctacagagggtagtgcgtacggcccaatacatcactgggaccaaacttcctgccatccagggcctatatactaggtggtgtcagaggaaggcccaaaacagtctctaagactccagtcacccatgtcatagactgttctctctgctactgcttgCCAAGTGGTAACGGAGCGCCAAGtcaaggtccaaaaggctccttaacagtttctacccccaagctataaaactgctgaacaattaatctaATGGCCACCAAGCCTATTTTATTGATCCCCCTTCCCCTTTGTTtctacacactgctgctactcactgtttattatctatgctttACCACAACTTAAATGTACAAACTACCTCAACTAAcgtgtacccccgcacattgagtcggtaccagtacccccagtatatagccacgttattgttATGGAATTTTATTGTGTTaactttttactttagtttatttagtaaatattttcttaactctatttcttgaactccattgttggttcagggcttataagtaagcatttcaccacaaggtctacacctgttggattccgcatgtgacaaataaaatttgatttgatttgaaaacttatgtaaatgtaatatttacatttatttaaaaaacattttttaacattttaaaaaatctggttttgccttgtcattatggggtattgtgtgtagattgatgagcgaaataaactatttaatccattctagaataaagctgtaacgtaacaaaatgtggaaaaagtcaaggggtctgaatactttccaaatccaCCGTAACACTCCAACTGCGCCCTACTCCGGAGAGGAAAGCAAGTCACATTTCTTGTCCCCAGTCGTGTGGTGCGGAGCGCACACTCTCTCTGGACAGCAGAAACGCAAAAAATCGACACAATTCCACTTCAGGTCACTTTCACCAACCCAACATTCGCCAACCTCTTCACCATCCAAACTGACACCACATATGGATCTGCCAGAAGGCAAGGATCCATTCTCTCCAAAAATCTCACTTCCACTGGGCCAGAATCATCTTTGTCATCATCAGAATGAGGCTCAAACACCTGCCACCGCAGTTAATTCATCCTCACTCTCGTCATGTTCAGTTTCCTTCTGTGACTCTTCCAAAAGCTCTGTGTGATCCACCACTCCATATTCACTCAAACCATGTTCCACTTTTCTCCTTTTGGTCCTGTCCAACCATCTTCCCCTTGATCAGATGTTCCAGAAGGCTTGTGCGTTCCCCATTCCATATTtacttataaactcagcaaaaaaacaaacgtCCTCACACTGTCAACGAcgcttattttcagcaaacttaacgtcaaaatatttgtatgaacataagattcaacaactaagaaatgaactgaacaagttccacagacatgtgactaacataaatggaataatgtgtccctgaacaaagagggggtcaaaatcaaaagtaacagtcagtatctggtgtggccaccagctgcattaagtactgcagtgcatctcctcctgatggactgcaccagatttgccagttcttgagatgttaccccactcttccaccaaggaacctgcaagttcccggacatttctgtggggaatggccctcaccctccgatccaacaggtcccagacgtgctcaatgggattgaaatccgggctcttcgctggccatggcagagcactgacattcctgtcttgcaggaaatcatgcacagaacgagcagtatggctggtggcattgtcatgctggagggtcatgtcaggatgagcctgcaggaagggtaccacatgagggaggaggatgtcttccctgtaacgcacagcattgagatgatctgcaatgacaacaagctcagtccgaagatgctgtgacacaccgccccagaccatgacgtaccctacacctccaaatcgatcccgctccagagtacaggcctcggtgtaacgctcattccttcgatcataaatgcgaatctgaccatcatccctggtgagacaaaaccgcgactcgtcagtgaagagcactttttgccagtcctgtctggtccagcgacggtgggtttgtgcccataggagacgttgttgccggtgatgtctggtgattgctggggatgtctggtgaggacctgccttacaacaggcctacaagcactcagtccagcctctctcagcctgttgcggacagtctgagcactgatggagggcttgtgcattcctggtgtaactcgggcagttgttgttgccgtcctgtacctgtcccgcaggtgtgatgttcggatgtaccgatcctgtgcaggtgttgttacatgtggtctgccactgcgaggacgatcagctgtccgtcctgtctccctgtagcgctgtcttacaatacggacattgcaattaatgtccctgaccacatctgcagtcctcatgcctccttgcagcatgcctaaggcatggtcacacagatgagcagggaccctgggcatctttcttttggtgtttttcagtcagtagaagggcctctttagtgtcctaagttttcataactgtgacctttattgcctaccgtctgtaagctgttagtgtcttaacgaccgttccacagatgcatgttcattaattgtttatggttcattgaacaatcatgggaaacagtgtttaaaccctttacaatgaagatctgtgaagttatatggatttttacgaattatctttgaaagacagggtcctgaaaatgggacgtttctttttttgctgagtttatgttccACTTTTCTCCTTTTTTTCCTGTCCGCCATCTTAACCCCACCTCATGGCCACCTGTGTCAGAGTCGGTGGTGTTggaaaccaaaatatatttttgttgtgcATCATTCTTTGCATCTTTAGGATTTTATAAATGAACTACACTGCATTGGACATTGGTTTGTTAGTTTTCACTTTTGCTGACAGAGTGTAATGGACGTGTCGTTTAATGTGAGCCAGTTGTGGAAGATCCTTCTCAACTATTTGTGTGAGATGCTGGGATTTTCATGTTACTGTATATCATGGACTACTACCGGTCTAGTGTGTGAGATGCTGGGATTTTCATGTTACTGTGAGTTGCCTAATATATCATCAGTTCTCAACAACTCTGTACCACATTGGAAGATATGTTTTATAAATAGATTAAGAATTATAATCAATGTTGTATAAGTCTGACAATATAGGCCTAATAAATCCTTCCAAATATTACATTTCTTAAAGGAAACATTGACACAGCTGTTAgcatattgatttatttatttcattattgCATAAAAGTAGGTAGTATATACAATTACCACTTTATTCATAAAATCATTTGTATACTTGGTGGaatgcagttttttttaaatgcacattATACACAATTCCCATATTTTTCTCAATGTACAATAAACAGTTTGAAGATACATGTAAACTACTCCTTCTGCCTTGCCCTACTCTGCAAATGGATTGTGTTGTAATCAGCCATTTAAATTTATTTCAGGGGGCACAATTTTATTTTGGACTGTATTTTGATCCAGAAAGCAGGATAGAGTGGTTGAGTGAATGTTGTTTTTACTCTATAGATGAGGGTCATTTTATCAGCAATGTTGTAAAATGCTAGAGTTCCTGCCTTGTGATCCAAGAACAGTCCTATTCTCCTAGAGGACCAAGCAGTTAGTTGAATCTTTTTCTTATTCTCACAGACTTGGGCTATATTCCAGTCCAAACTCCAGGATTGTTCATAAAATTCTAGAAATTTGGAGAATGCATCAGGGGGGCTGAGTTTTTTTTTCCTGTTTATCCCTTTATATGATACAGCTATGATAGCCTGTATTCCATCCCATTCaacctcccagtaacagcgcccTGTCAAAGCCTCTCTGCACATTACCACAGGCATGTTATCAAATCTATCTGGGTGGTCAGGATAAGGCAGTGCAAAATCATTCCATCCAGCCACTTTGTTGTCCCTAGAGAGAAGGAGGTTTTTATGTGCAGTGTTTTGGTCCAATGTGAGCTGACAGGCATCTGATGGAGAGAAAGCAGATATGATGAACCAGAACAAAATGACctattctctgtctgtctgtcccagtacAAAACAACctgatctgtgtctgtctgtctatactgtactTACATTTCAAAAACTCCTCTCTTGTTGTTGGTTCTTTACTCTCCACACACTTGTCTGTTACCTGGGGTAGAGCTAGAGGGATACAGAAATAATTAACTACAATAAATAATGTTACATGGTCTCAAGCTCAGCTGTGATTGTGCTGATGGGATTTTTGTGTAAATGTATGGTGAAAATGGACTCACGTGGACAAGGCTTTGATGCCTGCAGAATATGAATATCCTGTACTGTGGGAAACAGAGATATAGACCTAGTGAGTATAGCAATGTAGAGTAATTCTATACAGATTCAGATATGTATACAGAAGGTCATGTTTATTacttttgtattattatttttactcaATTAAATAAATGAAAGCTATAGATTTGTCAGTGGAGATGGTTTGAATGTAACAAGGGATTTGACAAGTCTGGTTTGTTGCAAACCTTTTTTAGAGATGTTTGCAAAGGCCCCTTCGCAGAAGTCCTCCAATCGCTGTTTCAGCTCAGCCACAGTTTTCTTCACACCTTCAAAAGAGACTTGCTGACTCACATTGATGCTGGATGTGTCTCCATATCCAGGGAGGGCTGGGACAGATTGACATctctaaagacacacacacacacacacaatcttcatATTCAAGTTGGGTCCTGAGTCCTGTCAGATTCAAAGTGGAAGAAAGTACCAGGGGCATTCCGTGTGAATTTGGGCCCAAAATCATAATTTGTTACAAGAGTCATCGCACCCAGGAGTCTTGTTAATGCCAATATTACCTGGAGGAAAATAATAAAATCCTCTGTTTTTGACAACTGCTCAAGCTCagtatctctcctcctcagcTCTAAAATCTCCCTTTGCAGTTGGTCAATCTGCTCCTCAGCCGGGCCAACAGCAGCCTTCTCCTGTGATCTGATCAGTCTTTTCACATCAGAGTACCACTTCTCAACAGAGCAGATTATTTCAGTAAAGACCTTGTCACTGTCTTCCACGGCTATCTGTGCGGAGTACtgttgggacacacacacagacagagaaaggagcaGTCTCAATTTGAATCAGGCCCGACACGCAGCTCTGAACACTGAATTTATCAGATAATTGGAGCAGAGTTTGAGTTGTCAGCTGTTGTAGTTCTCTCATTAATACTCACTGTGAGAGACCTCATGGCCTGCTTCAACCACAATAGTTCATTCTCTTTCCTGGCAATTATTTGCTTGTATTTCCTGTGTGTCTCCTTCAGTTCTTTCTGTAGAATCAAAACACTCATGAGTAAAAGGTGCATGTGATTGGAATCAGAGGGCATAAACTTTATTAACTGTAATGGCACTTTAAACAGTAAGGGTGGACTGTTTATTCTTTACTGGTTTGATAGCTGTGTGTACTTCAGACTCAAAGTCCTTTCCTTGTTAGTGTTGATACTGATGCATAAACTGCAGTTTAAATTCAGCAATTTTATtccacatacattttcatacacaACATGTAAAAACAGCATACCTGTTTTGCAGTGCCTTCAGCTGCAGCTGAAACTGTTTCGTGGCCTTTGTGTACACCCATCAAACACTCATAACAGATACAACGTTGATCAGTACGGCAGTAAACTTCCAGTAGTTTGTCATGCTGAGAGCAGATCTTCTCCTGAAGCTGTATGGAGGCTTCCACAAGTGTGTGTCGTTTTCCAGGGTTGAGTTTGTCATGAAGCTTGAGGTGTGTTTCACAGTATGAGGCCAGACACAGAAGACAAGACTTAATGGCTTTCTGTTTTCTCccaacacagacatcacactCAATATCCCCTGGTTTAGCATAACAAGGAACGTGAGGGTCAGCTTGGAACTCTTCAATCTTCTTCAGTCTTTCCACTACCTCTGCAAACATGGTATTTTTGCTCAGAGCAGGCCTTGGGGTGAAGGTCTGTCGGCACTGAGGGCAGGCGTAGACACCCATGCGGTCATTTAGATCCCAATAGTCCTTTATACAGCCCATGCAGTAACTGTG is drawn from Oncorhynchus tshawytscha isolate Ot180627B linkage group LG05, Otsh_v2.0, whole genome shotgun sequence and contains these coding sequences:
- the LOC112251107 gene encoding tripartite motif-containing protein 16; this translates as MAESYALFGEDQFSCSICLDLLKNPVTIPCGHSYCMGCIKDYWDLNDRMGVYACPQCRQTFTPRPALSKNTMFAEVVERLKKIEEFQADPHVPCYAKPGDIECDVCVGRKQKAIKSCLLCLASYCETHLKLHDKLNPGKRHTLVEASIQLQEKICSQHDKLLEVYCRTDQRCICYECLMGVHKGHETVSAAAEGTAKQKELKETHRKYKQIIARKENELLWLKQAMRSLTYSAQIAVEDSDKVFTEIICSVEKWYSDVKRLIRSQEKAAVGPAEEQIDQLQREILELRRRDTELEQLSKTEDFIIFLQRCQSVPALPGYGDTSSINVSQQVSFEGVKKTVAELKQRLEDFCEGAFANISKKVQDIHILQASKPCPPLPQVTDKCVESKEPTTREEFLKYACQLTLDQNTAHKNLLLSRDNKVAGWNDFALPYPDHPDRFDNMPVVMCREALTGRCYWEVEWDGIQAIIAVSYKGINRKKKLSPPDAFSKFLEFYEQSWSLDWNIAQVCENKKKIQLTAWSSRRIGLFLDHKAGTLAFYNIADKMTLIYRVKTTFTQPLYPAFWIKIQSKIKLCPLK